The nucleotide sequence GAGGTGCGCGGTCCGTCCTCCATCACCCCGGACCTGTTGGTCGAGGTCGCCCGCGCGGCGGTGAAGGACATCGGCTACGAGCAGGACGGTTTTCACTGGGAGAAGATGGACGTCAAGTGCTTCGTCCATTCCCAGTCCGCCGACATCGCGGTCGGCGTCGATGCCGCGGGGAACAAGGACGAGGGTGCCGGCGACCAGGGCATCATGTTCGGCTATGCCTGCAACGAGACGCCGGCGCTGATGCCGGCGCCGATCTACTATTCCCACGCCATCCTGAAGTCGCTGGCCGAGGCGCGCCACTCGGGAGCCGCCCCGCAGCTCGGCCCCGACGCCAAGAGCCAGGTCACGCTGCAGTATGAGAACGGCAAGCCGGTGCGCGCCACCGCGATCGTCGTCTCGACCCAGCATGCCGATGGGCTGAGCCAGGAGGAGGTGCGCGAGATCGTGCGCCCGCACGTCCTGAACGTGCTGCCGGCCGGCTGGATGTGCGACGAGGAGAGCTTCTACGTCAACCCGACCGGCCGCTTCGTCATCGGCGGCCCGGACGGCGACGCCGGCCTGACCGGCCGCAAGATCATCGTCGACACCTACGGCGGTGCCGCCCGCACGGCGGCGGCGCCTTCTCGGGCAAGGACCCGACCAAGGTCGACCGCTCGGCCGCCTACGCCGCCCGCTATCTGGCGAAGAACGTCGTCGCCGCCGGCTTGGCCGACAAGTGCACCATCCAGGTGTCCTACGCCATCGGCGTGTCGAAGCCGCTGTCGGTCTATGTCGACACCCACGGCACCGGCAAGGTTGACGAGGATCGCCTGTCGCAGGTCCTGCAGCAGCTCGTCGACCTCAGCCCGCGCGGCATCCGCACGCATCTCGGGCTGAACAAGCCGATCTATGCCCGCACCGCGGCCTATGGCCATTTCGGCCGCGAGCCGGAGGCGGACGGCGGCTTCTCCTGGGAGAGGACCGACCTCGTCAACGACCTGCGCGCCGCCTTCTTCTAAGCGCAGCCACCGTCGACCAGACCATGCAGGGGCCTTGCGGCCCCTGCACTCGTTTCCGGAACCTGTTTTCCTACGGCCTTTTCCTCCGATGACCGACGACCATTCCGGCTCCGCCACCAGCTCCTCCGGCCGCCTCTACGGCCGCCGGAAGGGCCGCCCGCTGCGCAAGTACAAGTCCTCGCTGATCGACACGCTGCTGCCGTCGATCGCCCTGCCGGTGCCCGGGCCCGGTGACCGCATCGACCAGCCGGCCGCCCTGTTCGGCCGACCGGTCCGCGACGTCTGGCTGGAAGTCGGATTCGGCAGCGGCCATCACCTCGCCTGGCAGGCGGAGCACAACCCCGACATCGGGCTGATCGGGGCGGAGCCCTTCGTCAACGGCGTCGCCGGGCTGCTGGCGATGGTGGAGAAGGCCGGACTGCAGGATACGGTCCGCGTCCTGCCGGACGATGCCCGGCCGCTGCTCGACGCCCTGCCGGACGCGTCGATCGGCCGCGCCTTCGTGCTGTTCGCCGATCCCTGGCCGAAGAAGCGCCATTGGGAGCGCCGCTTCATCGGCCCCGAGAACCTGCCGCGGCTGGCCCGCGTGCTGAAGGACGGGGCCGAGCTGCGGCTGGCCAGCGACGACATGGGGCTGGTGCGCTGGATGCTGGAGCATACGGTGAAGGACCCGAACTTCGAGTGGACCGCCCGCGGTCCATCCGACTGGCGCGTCCGCCCGTCCGACTGGCCGCCGACCCGCTACGAGGAAAAGGCGATCGCCGCCGGCCGCAAGCCGGTCTTCCTGCGCTTCGTCCGCAAGGCGCGGTAAGAAAGCAGAATAGGAGGTATCGTCTCCATCGGATCGGTCCCCGATGGACGACAGCCCGAGGTGAGCGCAGCGGCATTCCTTCCTCCGGCACGCGGCGGTACGTCCGGACGTCCGGGCGCTTGCCGACGGATAGAGACGGTAGATCCATCGATGCTGTCGCAGGATGGCCCGGCCACAACCGGATTCCGCTTGCAGCAAATCGAATCCCGACTATATTCGACTGCAAGAACCCATACGGATCGGCGGCCCGGGAAACTGGGCCGTCGGGACGCTTTGCGGGTGGGCCTTGGCCCACTTATTTTTTTATCAGCGTGTGGAATCCTGCGGGCCGGTCCGAATCCGGCCGCTGGAACAGGTCAGGTGGAATGGACGCAGTCGAACGCATCGAACAGATCATCACTCCGACGGTCGAGGGCTTGGGCTACGAGGTCGTGCGGGTGCAGCTGTCCGGTAGCAAGAGCGCGGTTCTGCAGATCATGGCCGAACGCACCGACGGCGCACCGATGACGGTGGAGGACTGCGCGGACATCAGCCGCTCGGTCTCCGCGGTGCTGGACGTCGAGGATCCGATCAAGGCCGCCTACACGCTGGAAGTCAGCTCGCCCGGCATCGACCGGCCGCTGACGCGCCTGAAGGACTACGAGCGGTTCGCCGGCTTCGAAGCGAAGCTGGAAAGCCGCGTCGCCGTCGACGGGCGCAAACGCTTCAAGGGCATACTGAAGGGCGTCGAGGACAACCTCGTGTGCATCGATACCGAACAGGGAGCCGCCAAGCTGGAATTCGACAACATCCTGCGCGCCAAGCTGGTTCTGACGGACGACCTGATCCGCGCCAGCCAGGGCCAGGGCTGACGTCGTCCCGGCGGGCCTCAAGAGCGCCTCTCCCGAGACCTAATGCCGATCCAGGAAGTGTGACGGATGGAACTGCTGCAAGTCGCTGACGCGGTCGCCCGCGAAAAGAACATCGACCGGGACGAGGTCCTGGATGCGATGGAGCAGGCGATTCAGAAGGCTGGACGCTCGAAGTACGGCCACGAGCACGACATCCGCGCGCGCATCGACCGCAAGACCGGCGACATCCACCTGAACCGCTACCTGGAGGTGGTGGAGACGGTGGAGAACGAGGCGACCCAGGTGACGCTGGCCTATGCCAAGCGCCGCAAGCCCGACATCCAGGTCGGCGACTTCCTGGTCGACCCGCTGCCGCCGATCGACTTCGGCCGCATCGCCGCGCAGACCGCCAAGCAGGTCATCGTCCAGAAGGTGCGCGACGCCGAGCGCCGCCGCCAGTTCAACGAGTACAAGGACCGCGTCGGCGAGATCGTCAACGGCCTCGTCAAGCGCGTCGAGTACGGCAACGTCACGGTCGACCTCGGCCGGGCCGAGGCCATCCTGCGCCGCGACGAGCTGCTGCCGCGCGAGCACTTCAAGAACGGCGACCGCGTCCGCGCCTACATCTTCGACGTCCGCGAGGAGCCGCGCGGCCCGCAGATCTTCCTGTCCCGCACGCATCCCATGTTCATGGCGAAGCTGTTCGAGCAGGAGGTGCCGGAGATCTACGACGGCATCATCGAGATCCGCGCCGTCGCCCGCGATCCCGGCTCGCGCGCCAAGATCGCCGTGCTGTCGAAGGACAGCTCGATCGATCCGGTCGGCGCCTGCGTCGGCATGCGCGGCAGCCGCGTCCAGGCGGTGGTCGGCGAGCTGCAGGGCGAGAAGATCGACATCATCCCGTGGGCGAACGATCCGGCGACCTTCGTGGTCAACGCGCTCGCCCCGGCCGAGGTCGCCAAGGTCGTGCTCGACGACGAGAACAAGCGCATCGAGGTGGTGGTGCCCGACGACCAGCTTTCGCTGGCGATCGGCCGCCGCGGCCAGAATGTCCGCCTCGCCTCGATGCTGACCGGCTGGGACATCGACATCCTGACCGAGCAGGAGGAGTCGGAGCGCCGCTCCGAGGAATTCCGCTCGCGCTCCGGTCTCTTCATGGAAGCCCTGGACGTCGACGACGTCATTGCCCACCTGCTGGTGGCGGAGGGCTTCACCTCGGTCGAGGAAATCGCCTTCGTCGACACCGACGAGCTGGCGGAGATCGAGGGCTTCGACACCGACGTGGCGGAGGAGCTGAAGCAGCGCGCCCTGAACTTCCTCGAGGAGCAGGACGTCCGCATGACCGAGAAGCGCAAGGCGCTGGGGGTCGAGGACGCCATCGCCGACCTCGCCGACTTTACCCCGACCCAGCTCGTCAAGCTGGGCGAGAACGGCGTGAAGACGCTGGACGACCTCGCCGACCTGTCGGGCGACGAGCTGCGCGAGATCCTCGGCAAGGATGCCCTGACCGAGGAGTCGGCGAACGACGTCATCATGGCGGCGCGCGCCCACTGGTTCGGCGAAGAGGGTGGCGAGGGGGCTGCGGCCCCGGCGGCGCCCACGGACGGGCCGGCGGCGTGATGCGACCCAGCCCGCGGGGCCGGAAACGGTGCCGCGGGACTGGTCTGTGAGAGTTGGGCTGGCGTGGCCCGGACCTCGGGTGTAAATCCCTGGGGTACGGGTCTCCCACGGCAAGGATGACTGGGCTGGACGACGCGATGGAACCGGTGGAACCGGATTCGACTCCGCTGCCGGCGGACGAGGAAAAGGGGCCGCTGCGCCGCTGTGTCGCCACCGGCGCGGTGCAGCCCAAGGACGGCATGATCCGTTTCGCCGTCTCCCCCGACGGGGAGCTGGTGCCGGATCTGGAAGAGACGCTTCCCGGCCGCGGCCTCTGGCTGTCGGCCGACAGGCCCGCCCTGGCGAAAGCCATGGCGAAGTCGCTGTTCTCCAAGGCCGCCCGGCGCGCCGTGCGCGTGCCGGACGACCTGGGGGAGCGGCTGGAGAGGCTGCTGGAGCGGCAATGTCTGGATGCGCTGGGCCTCGCCCGGCGCGCCGGGCAGGCTCTGGCAGGGTATGAGAAGGTGCGCGAGTCGCTGCGGAACAACCAGGTCGGCCGGACGGGGGTACCCCCGGCCCTGCTGGTCGAGGCCGCGGACGGATCGCTGGACCAGCGTGGCAAGGTCACGGCGCTCGCGCCCGACCTGCCGGTGATCGATCTCTTCGACTCGGCGGTGCTCGCCGCCGCGTTGGGGCGCGATCACGCCGTGCACGCCGTCGTGGCGCGCGGGCGTCTGGCGAAACGGCTGGCCCGCGACGCGGGGCGGCTGAAGGGATTGAAGGGCTTGGCCACCGGCGACGATGCCGGCCGGTCGGGAATGTAACGTCTGACCATTCGGGAACCGATGACCGACAGCAACGACCAGGACCAGAAGAAAGTCTTGCACCTCTCCGGCTCCACCAAGGGCAAGCTGGAGTTGAAGAAGCCGGTCGAGACCCAGGTCCGGCAGAGCTTCTCCCATGGCCGGTCAAAGGCGGTGACCGTGGAGGTCAAGCGTAAGCGTCACGTCGAGAAGGGCTCGGTGCCCGGCGTGGCCGACGGCGGCGCCGCCGCCCGTCAGGCCGCCCAGGGCATCCCGATCCGCGGCGTTCCCGGCCAGCGTCCGCGCGGCGGTTCCGGCGGAGCCGTGCGCCAGCTGACCCGCGAGGAGCGCGAGGCCCGCCTGCGCGCCCTCCAGGGGGCGGTGCGCGACGAGGAACAGCGCCGGATCGAGGCCGAGGAGGAGGCGATCCGCGAGGCCGAGGCCGAGGCGGTGGCCGCCCTCCAGGCCGAGCAGGACGCCGTCGTCGAGGCGGAGCCGGAGGTCGAGGAGGAGCCCGAGTTCCTCGACGCCGAGACCCTGCGCAAGCGTGAGCTGGAAGAGCTGCGCCGCATCCAGGAGGAGGAGCGCAAGGAGGCCGAGGAGGCCGAGCGCCGCCGCCAGGAGGAAGAGGCCAAGCGCAAGGAGGCCGAGGAGGCCAAGCGCAAGGAGGCCGAGCCTGCCGCCCGCGGCGGTGCCGCCGCCCGTCCCGCGGCTCCCGGTGCCCGTCCGGCCGCCGGTGCGGCCCGTCCGGCCGCCGAGGCTCCCGCCCGTCCCCCGGTCGGCGGCGTCGCTCCGCCGCGCGCCGACGACGAGGAGGACGACCGCTCCCGCGGCAAGGCCGGCAAGGGTGCTGCCAAGGCTCCGGCCGCTCCGGCCCGCAAGGGTCCGGGCGCCGACCGCCGCAAGAGCTCCAAGCTGACCGTCTCGCAGGCGCTGAGCGACGAAGGCGGCGAGCGCACCCGCTCGCTGGCCGCCGTCCGCCGGGCCCGCGAGCGTGAGCGGCTCCGTCAGATGAGCCGCCAGGAGGTTCAGAAAGTGACCCGAGATGTCGTCCTGCCGGAAGTGATCACCGTGCAGGAGCTCGCGAACCGCATGGCGGAGCGCGGCGCCGACGTGATCAAGTCGCTGATGCGCATGGGCGTGATGGCGACCATCAACCAGACCATCGACGCCGATACGGCGGAACTGGTCGTGGCCGAGTTCGGCCACCGCGTCCGCCGCGTGTCCGAGGCCGACGTCGAGGTGGGCCTGCGCGGCGACGAGGACGTGCCGGAGCTGCTGGTCGCCCGGCCCCCGGTCGTCACGATCATGGGCCACGTCGACCACGGCAAGACCTCGCTGCTCGACGCGCTGCGCCAGACCGACGTGGTGTCGGGCGAGGCCGGCGGCATCACGCAGCACATCGGCGCCTATCAGGTGCAGCTCGAGTCGGGTGCGAAGATCACCTTCATCGACACGCCGGGCCACGCCGCCTTCACCGAGATGCGTGCCCGCGGCGCCAACGTCACCGACGTGGTCGTGCTGGTGGTCGCCGCCAACGACGGCGTCATGCCGCAGACGGTCGAGGCCATCCGCCACGCCAAGGCGGCCAACGTGCCGATCATCGTCGCCATCAACAAGATCGACCTGCCCGACGCGAAGCCCGAGCGGGTCCGCCAGGAGCTGCTGCAGCACGAGCTGGTGGTCGAGGAGATGGGCGGCGACGTGCTCGACGTCGAGGTGTCGGCCAAGGGCAAGCGCAACCTGCACAAGCTGGAGGAGGCCATCCTCCTGCAGGCGGAAATCCTCGAGCTGCGCGCCAACCCGAACCGCGCCGCAGAGGGCGTCGTGATCGAGGCCAAGCTGGAGCGCGGCCGCGGCTCGGTCGCCACCGTCCTGGTCCAGCGCGGCACGCTGAAGGTCGGCGACGTGTTCGTCACCGGGTCGGAGTGGGGCCGCGTCCGCGCCCTCATCAACGACCGCGGCCAGAACGTCGAGGTGGCCGGTCCGGCCGTCCCGGTCGAGGTGCTGGGTCTCAACGGCACCCCGATGGCCGGCGACGACTTCACCGTGGTGGAGAGCGAGGCCCGCGCCCGCGAGATCGCCGAGTTCCGCCAGCGCAAGAAGCGCGAGGCCGCCAACGCGGCGACCGCGCGCGGCTCGCTGCAGGACATGTTCAGCCGCATCCAGGCCGGCGAGGCCAAGGAACTGCCGGTCGTCATCAAGGGCGACGTGCAGGGCTCGATCGAGGCCATCGCCAGCTCGCTGGAGAAGCTCACGGCCGAGAGCACCGAGGTCAAGGTCCGCGTCCTGCACAACTCGGTGGGTGCGATCAACGAGTCGGACATCACGCTGGCCAACGCGTCCAACGCGATGATCATCGGCTTCAACGTCCGCGCCAACCCGCAGGCCCGCGACCTCGCCAAGCGCGACGGCGTGGAGATCCGCTACTACTCGATCATCTACAACGTGATCGACGACGTGAAGGCGGCGCTCACCGGCCTGCTCTCGCCGACCCTGCGCGAGCGCTTCATCGGCTACGCCGAGATCCGCGAGGTGTTCAACATCACCAAGGTCGGCAAGGTGGCGGGCTGCATGGTCACCCAGGGGGTGGTCAAGCGCGGTGCCGGCGTCCGCCTGCTGCGCGACAACGTCGTGATCCACGAGGGCACGCTGAAGACGCTCAAGCGCTTCAAGGACGAGGTCAAGGAAGTCCGCGAAGGCTACGAGTGCGGCATGGCCTTCGAGAACTACGACAACATCCAGGCCGGCGACATCATCGAAGCCTTCGAGATCGAGGAAGTCGCCCGCGAGCTGTAAGCCGACGATCCGCCCGCCCCGCCCCGGTTCCCTGCCGGGGCCGGGCGGGCGTTTCGCTTTGATGCGCAGGAGGATGGCGTCATGGACCGCATCCCACTGTCCGAGGCCGACGGCCATCTGGCCGAACTGGTGGACCGGGCCTCGCGCGGCGAGGAGATCGTCTTCACCAGGGACGGCGTGCCGGCGGCGAGGCTGGTTCCCGTCGAAGATGCCACGGGTCGGGACGCCAGCCACCGGGAGCGCAAGCTTGGCTTGGCAAAGGGCCGGATCTGGATCGCGGACGACTTCGATGCCCCTTTGCCGGACGATCTCCTGAAGGCGTTCTACGGCCTGGAGCCGGACGAACCCTGGCCGGACGGTTGGGAGGACAAGCCGGCGTGAGGGTGCTCCTCGACTCCCACTCGCTTCTGTGGTCGTTGGAAGCGCCGGACCGCCTGCCGAAAGGGGTGCTGACCCTATTGATGGACGGCAGCATCCCCGTCTACGTCAGCATCGTGACGCTGTGGGAACTGCAGATCAAGGCGGGAACTGGAAAGCTCCGCTTGCCGCCGAATCTTTCGGACCTAATAGAGGCGAGCGGTTTCGATCTGCTGGGGGTGGCTGTCCACCATGTCACGCAGCTTGGGATGCTCCCCCTCCACCACCGCGACCCCTTCGACCGGATGCTGGTCGCCCAGGCGACGGCGGACGGAATGACCCTGGTGACGGCCGACCGGATGGCGACGCTGTACGACGTTCCGGTGCTCTGGTCCTGAACCGGCAGTTTGACGAGAAAGACGAAGACCATGGCGAGCAAGCATCGCGGCGCATCGACCGCCGGCAAGCCCCCGTCCCAGCGGCAGCTGCGGGTGGGCGAGGAAATCCGCCACGCGCTGGCCGACCTGTTCCGGCGCGGCGACTTCCACGATCCGGAACTGGCGGAGCTGAACGTCACGGTGACGGAGGTGCGCATCAGCCCCGACCTGCGCAACGCCACCGCCTTCGTCACGCCACTCGGCGGCGGGCACATGGACGAGGCGCTGCGGGCGCTGCGCCGCTCGGCGCCCTTCCTGCGCGGCCAGATCGCCCGCGCCATCAACCTGCGCCATGCCCCGACGATCGGCTTCGAGGGAGACACCTCCTTCGACTACGCGCACCGCATCGACACCATCCTCCACAGCCCGGAAGTCGCCCGCGACCTCGCCCCGCATGACGGCGGCGACGAGGATGACCGCCGGGACGAGGCGGAGGATGAGGACGCCGGCAACGAGGATTCCGGAAGCGACGACACCGGCGCGGCGGAAGGGCAGCGTCGTGGCTCGTAAGCGCAAGGGCGAGCCGATCCATGGCTGGGTCGTGCTCGACAAGCCGGAGGGGCTGACCTCCACCCAGGCGCTGTCGCGGGTGCGCCGCCTGCTGAACGCCGAGAAGGCGGGGCACGGCGGCACCCTCGACCCCATCGCGACCGGCGTCCTGCCCATCGCGCTGGGCGAGGCGACCAAGACCGTCTCCTATGCCATGGGCGGCGAGAAGACCTACAGCTTCACCGTCCGCTGGGGCGAGCGCACCACCACCGACGACCGCGAGGGCGAGGTGATCGACCGCTCCGCCGTCCGCCCGGCCGACGAGGCGATCCGCGCGGCGCTGCCGGGCTTCCTCGGCGAGATCTCGCAGGTCCCGCCGCAGTTCTGCGCCATCAAGATCAACGGCGAGCGCGCCTACGACATCGCCCGCGAGGGGGATGCGGTGGACCTCGCCCCCCGCACCGTGCGCATCGACCGGCTGGAGCTGGTGGACCGCCCCGACCCCGACCACGCCGTGTTCGAGGTCGATTGCGGCAAGGGCACCTATGTCCGCTCGCTCGCCCGCGACCTCGCGGAAATGCTGGGCACGGTCGGGCATGTGACCGTGCTGCGCCGCCTGCGTGTCGGGCCTTTCACGCTCGACGGGTCGATTTCCCTGGACGAACTGGCCGCCTTGGATCATGGTGCGGCCGTCGAAAGACTTCTGCTTCCGATCGAGACCGCGCTGGACGACATCCCGGCGCTGGCCCTGACGGACGCCGAAGCGCACCGACTGAAACACGGTCAGACGGTGGCACTCCTCACCCGGCAGGACCGCGAGCGTCTCGATACGCTGCGCGGATCTCTCGGAGAGGACGCCATCGTCCTTGCGCTGTCCGCCGGCAGGCCGGTGGCGCTGGCCCGTGTGGAGGGGGCGGAGGTCCGTCCGGTGCGTGTTCTCAACCTCTGATTCCTAGGAGACCCCGATGTCGATCACGCCCGAGCGCAAGCAGGAACTGATCAAGGAATATTCCCGCGGCACCAACGACACCGGCTCGCCCGAGGTCCAGGTCG is from Azospirillum thermophilum and encodes:
- a CDS encoding type II toxin-antitoxin system Phd/YefM family antitoxin, whose product is MDRIPLSEADGHLAELVDRASRGEEIVFTRDGVPAARLVPVEDATGRDASHRERKLGLAKGRIWIADDFDAPLPDDLLKAFYGLEPDEPWPDGWEDKPA
- the trmB gene encoding tRNA (guanine(46)-N(7))-methyltransferase TrmB, whose product is MTDDHSGSATSSSGRLYGRRKGRPLRKYKSSLIDTLLPSIALPVPGPGDRIDQPAALFGRPVRDVWLEVGFGSGHHLAWQAEHNPDIGLIGAEPFVNGVAGLLAMVEKAGLQDTVRVLPDDARPLLDALPDASIGRAFVLFADPWPKKRHWERRFIGPENLPRLARVLKDGAELRLASDDMGLVRWMLEHTVKDPNFEWTARGPSDWRVRPSDWPPTRYEEKAIAAGRKPVFLRFVRKAR
- the infB gene encoding translation initiation factor IF-2, with amino-acid sequence MTDSNDQDQKKVLHLSGSTKGKLELKKPVETQVRQSFSHGRSKAVTVEVKRKRHVEKGSVPGVADGGAAARQAAQGIPIRGVPGQRPRGGSGGAVRQLTREEREARLRALQGAVRDEEQRRIEAEEEAIREAEAEAVAALQAEQDAVVEAEPEVEEEPEFLDAETLRKRELEELRRIQEEERKEAEEAERRRQEEEAKRKEAEEAKRKEAEPAARGGAAARPAAPGARPAAGAARPAAEAPARPPVGGVAPPRADDEEDDRSRGKAGKGAAKAPAAPARKGPGADRRKSSKLTVSQALSDEGGERTRSLAAVRRARERERLRQMSRQEVQKVTRDVVLPEVITVQELANRMAERGADVIKSLMRMGVMATINQTIDADTAELVVAEFGHRVRRVSEADVEVGLRGDEDVPELLVARPPVVTIMGHVDHGKTSLLDALRQTDVVSGEAGGITQHIGAYQVQLESGAKITFIDTPGHAAFTEMRARGANVTDVVVLVVAANDGVMPQTVEAIRHAKAANVPIIVAINKIDLPDAKPERVRQELLQHELVVEEMGGDVLDVEVSAKGKRNLHKLEEAILLQAEILELRANPNRAAEGVVIEAKLERGRGSVATVLVQRGTLKVGDVFVTGSEWGRVRALINDRGQNVEVAGPAVPVEVLGLNGTPMAGDDFTVVESEARAREIAEFRQRKKREAANAATARGSLQDMFSRIQAGEAKELPVVIKGDVQGSIEAIASSLEKLTAESTEVKVRVLHNSVGAINESDITLANASNAMIIGFNVRANPQARDLAKRDGVEIRYYSIIYNVIDDVKAALTGLLSPTLRERFIGYAEIREVFNITKVGKVAGCMVTQGVVKRGAGVRLLRDNVVIHEGTLKTLKRFKDEVKEVREGYECGMAFENYDNIQAGDIIEAFEIEEVAREL
- a CDS encoding RNA-binding protein, yielding MTGLDDAMEPVEPDSTPLPADEEKGPLRRCVATGAVQPKDGMIRFAVSPDGELVPDLEETLPGRGLWLSADRPALAKAMAKSLFSKAARRAVRVPDDLGERLERLLERQCLDALGLARRAGQALAGYEKVRESLRNNQVGRTGVPPALLVEAADGSLDQRGKVTALAPDLPVIDLFDSAVLAAALGRDHAVHAVVARGRLAKRLARDAGRLKGLKGLATGDDAGRSGM
- a CDS encoding type II toxin-antitoxin system VapC family toxin, with amino-acid sequence MRVLLDSHSLLWSLEAPDRLPKGVLTLLMDGSIPVYVSIVTLWELQIKAGTGKLRLPPNLSDLIEASGFDLLGVAVHHVTQLGMLPLHHRDPFDRMLVAQATADGMTLVTADRMATLYDVPVLWS
- the truB gene encoding tRNA pseudouridine(55) synthase TruB; translation: MARKRKGEPIHGWVVLDKPEGLTSTQALSRVRRLLNAEKAGHGGTLDPIATGVLPIALGEATKTVSYAMGGEKTYSFTVRWGERTTTDDREGEVIDRSAVRPADEAIRAALPGFLGEISQVPPQFCAIKINGERAYDIAREGDAVDLAPRTVRIDRLELVDRPDPDHAVFEVDCGKGTYVRSLARDLAEMLGTVGHVTVLRRLRVGPFTLDGSISLDELAALDHGAAVERLLLPIETALDDIPALALTDAEAHRLKHGQTVALLTRQDRERLDTLRGSLGEDAIVLALSAGRPVALARVEGAEVRPVRVLNL
- the rbfA gene encoding 30S ribosome-binding factor RbfA, with the translated sequence MASKHRGASTAGKPPSQRQLRVGEEIRHALADLFRRGDFHDPELAELNVTVTEVRISPDLRNATAFVTPLGGGHMDEALRALRRSAPFLRGQIARAINLRHAPTIGFEGDTSFDYAHRIDTILHSPEVARDLAPHDGGDEDDRRDEAEDEDAGNEDSGSDDTGAAEGQRRGS
- the nusA gene encoding transcription termination factor NusA, which produces MELLQVADAVAREKNIDRDEVLDAMEQAIQKAGRSKYGHEHDIRARIDRKTGDIHLNRYLEVVETVENEATQVTLAYAKRRKPDIQVGDFLVDPLPPIDFGRIAAQTAKQVIVQKVRDAERRRQFNEYKDRVGEIVNGLVKRVEYGNVTVDLGRAEAILRRDELLPREHFKNGDRVRAYIFDVREEPRGPQIFLSRTHPMFMAKLFEQEVPEIYDGIIEIRAVARDPGSRAKIAVLSKDSSIDPVGACVGMRGSRVQAVVGELQGEKIDIIPWANDPATFVVNALAPAEVAKVVLDDENKRIEVVVPDDQLSLAIGRRGQNVRLASMLTGWDIDILTEQEESERRSEEFRSRSGLFMEALDVDDVIAHLLVAEGFTSVEEIAFVDTDELAEIEGFDTDVAEELKQRALNFLEEQDVRMTEKRKALGVEDAIADLADFTPTQLVKLGENGVKTLDDLADLSGDELREILGKDALTEESANDVIMAARAHWFGEEGGEGAAAPAAPTDGPAA
- the rimP gene encoding ribosome maturation factor RimP — protein: MDAVERIEQIITPTVEGLGYEVVRVQLSGSKSAVLQIMAERTDGAPMTVEDCADISRSVSAVLDVEDPIKAAYTLEVSSPGIDRPLTRLKDYERFAGFEAKLESRVAVDGRKRFKGILKGVEDNLVCIDTEQGAAKLEFDNILRAKLVLTDDLIRASQGQG